The Nicotiana tabacum cultivar K326 chromosome 5, ASM71507v2, whole genome shotgun sequence sequence CAGGCCGGACTTGGACAGGACTGGTGTgccggttttgggcctatttttgttacatttcttgggcccaaactgattttcattcactcttttcttttgtttttttctaattttaaaaccaaaaatgaaataataaaaacaatgaaattaaaacaaacaatgtaacattttaacacaattatcacaaaaatatttaagtaagttaaatcacaacctagaacgaacgatgcatatatatatatattttgaattttctttcaacgaccgaattacggtttgattaccatgacagacgtactttgtattttgatcgataagattaaatgcaaaatggaccgaaccacaaatgactagcagtacatgtcatgaaaaattgaaaatttgcacagcgaggtcactggtcactatttttgttttcttttggagtgattgtccgtgaagcaaaaatcacgtgcttacaatgggtatttgcaaaaggaaggatttcctaaccaagtagatgttcgctacaaagcaaaattggtggccaaaggatatgctcaaaaggagggaattgattacaatgaagtgttttctccagttgtaaaacattcttccattagaattatgttggctttggtagcacaattggatttggaactagttcagatggatgtaaaaactgcgtttttacatggaaacttggaggaggaaatctacatgactcagccagaaggattcaaagttgctggaaaagaaaatatggtgtgcaaacttgaaaaatcattgtacggattgaaacaatcttctagacaatggtacaagcgatttgatgagtttatgttgcggcaagggtacaagagaagcaaatacgatcattgtgtgtatttgcacaagcttaaagatggttcctttgtatatcttctcctatatgttgatgatatgttgatagcctccaagaatttggaagaaattgataagttgaagattcaactgaagaaggagttcgagatgaaggatttgggtgaggcaaagaaaattcttggcatggagataattagagatagacgttcaaagaaactctgtttatctcaaagggaatatttgaagagagtacttcaacgttttggcatagatgacaagactaagccagttagtactccacttgcttcccattttaagctaagtactactatgtctccaatggatgaagctgaacgaaagtatatgtcaaaggtaccataagcaaatgttgttggtagcttgatgtatgcaatggtttgcacaaggcctgacatttcacaagctgttggagttattagcagatatatgcacaatccagggaaggagcattggcaagctgtgaagtggattctacggtatattcataatactgtagatgtcgggttagtttttgagcaggaagacaatcagtctgtagttggatattgtgactcagattttgcgggtgatctggacaaacgaagatcaactactggttatgtgtttacttttgcaaaggcaccaattagttggaagtctactttgcagtcaacagttgctttgtctacaacagaggcagagtacatggctattacagaggctgtgaaagaggcaatttggcttcaaggattgctaaaggagcttggtgttgaacaaaaaggtatcacaattttttgtgatagtcaaagtgttattcaattagcgaagaaccaagtgtatcatgcaaggacgaagcacattgatgttcggtatcatttcgtacgagaaatcatagaagaaggtggagtcacggtgaagaaaattcatactacagagaatcttgctgatatgctgacaaaggtggtgactgcggtcaagtttcaacattgtttggatttgatcaacattgttgaaaactgaagattaaagatgaagacacaatcaaaatttgttattgagagaaaattgaagatgtggaattttgccaaggtggagatttgttgaagtttggcaaatttgtcccacatcggtgggctcttgaattttggggggattttccccctataaaagaaggcctaatgtttaggatttaaatacacctctcatttgccttctcatctgtttaaggcatttgtatcttctctctttagtataaTTCCACttatatttttggagtgaaataaaatattggttgtgtccgaggagtaggcaaaattagttGAACCtcataaattctggtgttccctttattgttgttttattgtcttatttattatttggtggctgtcatattttttggtatagtagttgtgacttattcacactatatacatttggcttccgcaacaggtTCAAATACGCTAATAGTGCAAATATTCTTTACACAGTCcgggtatataagttaaatccaaatctcaaagaAATCGACCATTAATGAATAATTAAGGCACAAAACATTTACAGCGGCCAGGTCACataatttacaaaatccaaataaaataaagcaaaaagagGGATAAATTTCAGGAAGTAATATAAGCCTAAGGAATTACTACACGTGATAACTCGAGTGATAATTGTGTAAATCTCTTTTTTCAAGTCCCTTGGGCAGAGGAACTAAATCTGTATTAATCTCGGTTAAACTAAGGTgtacattaaaaataaaaattgtaggcCTGCTGTTATGTTTCCAAAAGTTACCTGGTATTCACAAGAAAAAGTTACAACATCATTTGGAAGAGGAAGTGCTTCGTCGAGCAGCAGCAACTTACGTTGGAGCGGTGAAAGGAGCGAGTGTGTTTCGAGGCAGAGTTATTCCGCCACCTTTCACTGATACGTTAAGAGCCTTCGCAGAGTTACTAGCCCTGCTCACGAGATCTGAGTCGAGGAATACAACTACTACTGAGATGTCATCGTGAAAATGTCGACGGACTCCACGATCGATTTTCTTCAAGTCTGAGTACCTCATCTCCCTTTTCTTTGCTGCTTCTTGCAATGCAGTTTTCACTAACCTTTTAGCAATCCCCTGCAAAGTCAAAAAAACAGACGTTTAAGTTTGGTTCCAATGTTTTTCTTTTGCGGTTGACATATATTGCTCTGCATCGAATCTATATTGAgaacaaattcaaaaaatttatgTGCGACCACTTCTGAGGCGGCGATATTAGTCTTCTTATTATGACGCAATGGCTGCAGATTTAAATAAAGGAAACATGAAAATACCTTCTCGCCTGTAGGTAAAATCAACGAATAGCTAAGAAAATGACATGAGAATGTATCGAAGGGATATCTTACATTGCGTGGGTGATTCTGTACGATGTCAACAGCTTCTTGGTTACTTAGGTGTTCCCAGAGACCATCCGAGGCAAATATAATAAACTGATCTTGAGGTTGCAAAGGGTGCACCAAAATAGCAGGATCTGCGCTTAATATGGGCCTTCTAATCGGTTCACGGAGACGAAACTTAGCATACAAAGGCTCCCTGTTGAATTCAGCTTTCTTTAAGTACACATCACCAATGGATCTTGAAATCTGCAAGATAAAGTATAAAGATCATCTCAGAAAAGCAGATTATGAGCCATGCAAAAAAGCCATCGTAAATGAACTCACAGACGAAAGCATTATCTTTCATTAATAGCAATATATCTATGTTTCCAAACTGCTTATAAACATGCGCAATCATAACATATGGAATGCCTTAcgagaactaaattaatttagcGGTGCCCCAAAAAACAATGAGAAAATGGCAGCCCGGTCCACTAAGCTCCCGCAATGCGCGGGGTTCGGGGAGGGCCGTACCACGAGGGTCTAttatacgcagtcttaccctgcatttctgcaagaggctatttccacggcttgaacctgtgacctcctagtcacatggcagcaactttaccagttacgccaaggctccccttcccaAAAAACAATTAAGTACTTATTCTAAGGGATACTGGGAATGTTTAAGAAAGTGTTATACAACACATCACCTCTTTAAGAAATTGAAGGTTTGCATTTTGACCATCCGAATATTATGCTGACATTCAAAAAGTAGAGCTTTACCATTCACTAGACATTTAAATCTATGATTTGGATAGAAAGAGTACCACAGTTCAAATCAAGGGCAGTAGATCACGCTCCTGACAAGTGGGTGCATTTTTGAAATTCAGAGGATACATAATTTATAGTAGTATTTACCAAAAGCTAAGAAGAGTAACAAGACCGGAGGACCATTTCAAACACTGGAAAAGAGTTATCATCATATGCACCTCTTAAATGGAAGGAGTCGCAACAAAACATTGGATCAGATACTCTACATGAGAAACACAAGACATGGAACTTGACGATCCCCCTTTTGTACTAGGGCTTCGGTTATCGAGGGCATAATAGGGCTAAATACTGCTAAAATTTTACTATTCCATCAATACAGTAGGCGAGGGCGAAGGCTAGTATTATAGTAAACTTCTCTTCAAAAGAATTCCAGCGAAGTAGTGAAGAATCCCCACAACAACCACAAAGGAGTATATAGAATTATGTAACCATCACAAACTTGAATTAAAGTTTAATAGGAAACAGAATTTGTTTTGCAATTGAAAGAACGCTGTCAGAAAAGTACCAATAATACGTTGAGCTGGGAAAACATATATAGAAACTGCTTAGGAATGCAAAGGAGATGTTACCTGTATGATACCCTTCACACGCCAGACGTTGTGCTTTAAAACTACAATTTGCGAGTCATCTGGATGCAAAGACTGCATCTCCTGCCTTACGGATTCAATACTCGCATTGTGTTCTGCAGACAGCTGAACAGAAAGAATCTCTCCAGTTGCCTTGACAAGTCTTCCCAAGACTGCTCGAGAGTCGCCAAGGTTGGCAATATATAATGTGCCGCTGCAGATAATTCCGACAAGGCAGCATGATCCAACAGCAGCAATCTGTGGTTTCACCGGCCATTGTTTTGTCACAACAGAGAGGAAACCCTCTTCCGTTGCTTGAAATGCCTTCCGGATCACCTCCACAGACATAGATTGCTGCTCAGATGTAAACCCTGCATCCGAACAAAGCGGTTGAATGAAAACCTGGAGGCCTAAAAAATCATACAAATATAGTCCATGGAAGCCTACATATTAACTTCACCAAAAAGAGTTACTTTACGGCTAGAGGTACACATATTCACGACTTTTTATTACTTAACTATGATATATAAAAGCTAATACATTGCTAGCACTTAGACTCCTCAAAATGCATCTAAGTCAATTTTTATGAATTAGAAGGAAAAGGAAATTagattcccccccccccctcttcatCATGAACCATCAAAATAGTACTTCCTCTGATTCAATTTATGTGTCTTactttcttttttgatttgtttcaaaaagaatgtCACTTTCTATATTTAGTAACTCTTCAATTTCAACATTTCACGCATTTTGAAACATTACTCACATCTTTAATTTAAGGCCAAGGTCACAAGATTCATGTCTctcttactttcttaaactttgtgcccaCTCAAACTAAGACACAAAATGAAATGGAGGGAGAACTTATTATTCCCACTGAAACCGAAACGATCGAAGGAATTGATTCATAAAAACTTACTCTTGAGATGCTGAAAGAGGTGATCATTGATGAATCTTGAAGTCTCAGGGCCACCGTGCCCATCATAAATTCCAACAAAGGTACCATATGGCCCAGAATCATGCAAGCCGAGGCACCCGGATTCAACTTGGCTTTGATCTTCCAATAGATTATTAGCTTGAACTACAGCCATAGAGAAGCCTCCATTAAAATGTTGCCCTGTATCCTTATACCATAGCAGCCCATCTTGACGTCCACCACCGACATCTGAGCCAGTTGTATGAACGTGTCGATTCGCCCTTGGCTGAAAACAAGCCCTTAACAAGTTCATTAACCCAGATAACATACCTCATCTCCTCTAAACCACCATCCAATCTCTCCAAATCTAACACAACACTATTAAACCTTTGGATTCTAGTAAATCCTCAACTTTGCATATGTTCCTCCTCAGAGCAATAATATGTTTTTCTACAAGTCTATAACAATATAATCATCAACAAAAAGTAAGATGAAGAAAAGAATATAATTGCCAAGAAAAACACAATActacaacgacaacaacaacaacaacaacaacaaaaccagtgtaatcccacacgtggggtctggggagggtaatgggtaagcagaccttactcctacttTAGGAAGGAAGAGaggtttccgatagaccctctgACCCAAGAACAACACAATCTTAAAAGCAAATGCACATCAAGAAGCAACATTTACTTTGATACCTAGCTAAGAATACTATGAAATAAAGGTACAAGGTATCAAATATGAAAATTCAATTCTACTTCTACTTAAAAAGCAAACACACAACCAAGAAAGtgcaaaaaaggggaaaattcaacatcaataaaaaaaaagggtCAGCTTCACTTTTTCAACAAAGAACTGTATGGGCAGCTAGTTTGCATCCAAAAGGTGCAATTTTTACAAAGATAAAGAAAATTTACATTAGACAAATATAAGGGAAAATAAGTtcttgaaaaaggagaaaaaaagaacTGACCTTTACAGTGGAAAATAGAATAAGATCTGAAAGTGAAAGAGGGGTTAGATCTGTGGATCCATCAAATCAAAGTAAACCTAAAGTGGGGTTTTTTTTATTaatctttttttgtttgtttttttctcAAAGGATGAAGATCATGATGAAGTGAGGGAAGAAAATACATAGAAAGAGAGAGTGAAAAGGAGTGATCAATTTGGAGTGTTAGCTACTTATATTTGTTTCTCAGAAGACAAAAGCATAATATAAACCAACAATGGAGAGAGGAGCTTGAAGCCAGCAAAGCAAAGGACCAGCTTTGGGCTCCACACTACCCCCACCCACCCCTACCCCCTACCCCTATCCCTTTAGTTTTTaggttagagagagagagaaaatctAGTCTAGAGAGAAGAAAGTACTAGCAAAAGACACTCCAAAAGAGTCAATGAGTTTTTCTGGATATAATATTACTtggaatttccaagaaatatcctcAGGCAAAACCTTGGCTGGTTATCAGAATATTAAAACAAAACATTTATTTATCCACCTATAGTACTCCATCatgtgttttctttttcttttggtggTGGAGGTGGAGTGGTTCTCTCTGTCCCTTTTGTTTTTCAATCGATATTGGAATTCTAATTAATTTGAATTCGAATAGCGTAAAAAGAAATTTTAGGTCTTTTTAAGTCGAGAGTCTTTGAAAATAGTTTctttatatcctcaaaataagaGTAACATCTACAtatacattatttttttattgaatcattattattgttgttgttattgtatcaCATAAAACTTATTAAAAGCAGAAGTAGAGCTTAAATGTGGAAAGATCCTAATTCTTACCTATTTCACCACAACCTTTGGCGATGGATGTTTCTCTCTTGAATGTGTACAGGTATTTATTTTAGCGTTGTTTCGTTTGCTCATTATTCTTTTGCCTTCAAATACTGGATGTGTAATAATATTATAAACTTACTGACTTAAAATCTTAGTGGAATTAAAAAAGTCATATCAAACACaccaatttcattttttttatgtgtaaaaatagcatgggctagccaattttcggactgATAATCATAAATTAGCCATCGTTTGTAAAGTTATcaaaaatagctactattttaatttaaacatgaaaaattccaacatattatactggattATGAAATTtctgcgtataaacttccagcatactATGAAATTCCAGCACATTATGCTTGAATTTTTTCGGAAGTTTAAGGGtttttttgttcagattttatcttacataaaaatgactaaatttttattacttttgaaattatggcTATTTTTTAACTGCTAGCTGTAAATCAGGCTACTTCTGATTTCTTTCATGTTTTTTTAAGCACGAACTTAATTAAAACTCTTCGGTATTTCAGattaaattacaaaaataggtagTTAACTTTTAATGAATATTACTTTAATAATTTACGCTTAGTACTTAGTAGTATAAGATGAGAATAGATGATGTGATTACTCAGTGTGGCATGAAATGTGGAAGTTTTTGTTACAATATTTCTATTAAATGGTAAAGTTGTTGAATAtttctagttttttttgtttaattaaacatttaaaaTGCGTAAGAACAATTTTGAGCAGTTGAAAGTGATACACCTgcccacaaaaataaaattatttttctttatctattCATTTGCTTTTTTACccataaactaattacatttcctactCATAGTAatttttgtgggaaatttttctttattctccaattcttttttatttttatgcttcttttcttcttcttttttcttttgttttcttttctgcttttcttttttctcgttttcttcttatttctttcatttttccttttctaatttcatttaacttcttgtttttttatattctttttctcttcataatctaatttcatttaccgttttcactattttttattattcttttttttatacaataagaaaaataattgatataGTAAATATTTGTTCATCTTTTTTTAATATAACTGGTATAATAtacctttttctcattttttaaattcaattattaaactgaaataatatcagttgtcactTGATCTAATATACTGAATATCACATTGACTGTTGTTGAGcaccataaattacataatcagaTTCTAAGAATCAACACGTGATTGCCATGCAAACCTTGATCTCCTTCCCTATAAATATCAATACACACTTTACCATTAGCAGTAACACAACCAGTTATAGAGCAAGAAAACATAATCTACGGCAACCAAATctccatatatactagttaggataaaatgataataaaatattaaaaaatacaacAAAAGTATAAGTAGCGAAAAAGACTTCTAGTACCAtgtgataccaatatggtatatatGTATACCAACAGAGCATATGAATTCTCtagaatattgctacaactatctgcgactatactactctaccaaaacattaaaggactcaataaaagtatgagaaaattacatgctCGTATTGCAATCTAAATATTCGCAAAACAACTTGTTCATTTCGTATACTAAgagggtatatagttgtatgggGTTATTCCAACAATTGcttataactataaaaactattaatACACATAATTTATGTCCATCGGCACTCAAAAATTCCAGCATTATTGCAACTCATGTtgatataaataatttcataatagaattcacttaaaatacagctaaaacaaccaaaacaatgttcaaactaccatatcataccaatatggtatataactataccaacatggtaCACAGTTTTACTAGTTAATTCCCGATaactatatgactatactactattacataacacacatgcataaagagaaaaataaaaaaatagtgtaccacatattaatataataaggtatttcaagatattgtactatattactattattaaaagaaaatcaaatattgtaccaattaaatgcagctaatacaaccaaaaaataattcaactagcatatgataccaatatagtatatagctatactaatagggtatatagttgGAATGAATTGTATACTAAAATGGTATATTT is a genomic window containing:
- the LOC107776800 gene encoding putative protein phosphatase 2C 28 isoform X2; the protein is MAVVQANNLLEDQSQVESGCLGLHDSGPYGTFVGIYDGHGGPETSRFINDHLFQHLKRFTSEQQSMSVEVIRKAFQATEEGFLSVVTKQWPVKPQIAAVGSCCLVGIICSGTLYIANLGDSRAVLGRLVKATGEILSVQLSAEHNASIESVRQEMQSLHPDDSQIVVLKHNVWRVKGIIQISRSIGDVYLKKAEFNREPLYAKFRLREPIRRPILSADPAILVHPLQPQDQFIIFASDGLWEHLSNQEAVDIVQNHPRNGIAKRLVKTALQEAAKKREMRYSDLKKIDRGVRRHFHDDISVVVVFLDSDLVSRASNSAKALNVSVKGGGITLPRNTLAPFTAPT
- the LOC107776800 gene encoding putative protein phosphatase 2C 46 isoform X1 yields the protein MLSGLMNLLRACFQPRANRHVHTTGSDVGGGRQDGLLWYKDTGQHFNGGFSMAVVQANNLLEDQSQVESGCLGLHDSGPYGTFVGIYDGHGGPETSRFINDHLFQHLKRFTSEQQSMSVEVIRKAFQATEEGFLSVVTKQWPVKPQIAAVGSCCLVGIICSGTLYIANLGDSRAVLGRLVKATGEILSVQLSAEHNASIESVRQEMQSLHPDDSQIVVLKHNVWRVKGIIQISRSIGDVYLKKAEFNREPLYAKFRLREPIRRPILSADPAILVHPLQPQDQFIIFASDGLWEHLSNQEAVDIVQNHPRNGIAKRLVKTALQEAAKKREMRYSDLKKIDRGVRRHFHDDISVVVVFLDSDLVSRASNSAKALNVSVKGGGITLPRNTLAPFTAPT